The Prosthecobacter vanneervenii genome has a segment encoding these proteins:
- a CDS encoding HrpE/YscL family type III secretion apparatus protein: MLCLENSGVTVAPSAKVIKRDEHAFILEGQRILEAARHEAGLIRQKAEAEAAQKRQEGFQQGVEEGKAQIAEHIVQCMGQSAAYFSKVEDVMVDLVMRAVRHVIGEMNQRDVAERIVRRALESTRNESQVTVRVAPAQADWLKGRLDAIMQAFPKVQFLHIESDTRMPENSCILETEIGVVDASLETQLKAIEKALIRSMK, translated from the coding sequence ATGCTTTGCCTAGAGAACAGCGGCGTCACCGTCGCCCCATCCGCCAAGGTGATCAAACGTGATGAGCATGCGTTCATCCTGGAAGGGCAGCGCATTCTTGAGGCTGCGCGGCATGAGGCCGGGCTCATCCGCCAGAAAGCCGAGGCCGAGGCAGCGCAAAAACGGCAGGAGGGCTTTCAGCAGGGCGTGGAGGAGGGCAAGGCGCAGATAGCCGAGCACATCGTGCAGTGCATGGGCCAGAGCGCCGCCTACTTCTCCAAGGTGGAGGATGTCATGGTGGACCTCGTCATGCGCGCGGTGAGGCACGTCATCGGCGAGATGAACCAGCGGGATGTGGCCGAGCGCATCGTGCGCCGCGCATTGGAGAGCACACGGAATGAGAGCCAGGTCACCGTGCGCGTGGCCCCTGCCCAGGCAGATTGGCTGAAAGGCCGCCTCGATGCCATCATGCAGGCCTTCCCCAAGGTGCAGTTTCTGCACATTGAATCTGACACCCGCATGCCGGAAAACAGCTGCATCCTGGAGACTGAAATCGGTGTCGTGGATGCCTCGCTGGAGACACAGCTCAAGGCCATCGAAAAGGCTCTCATCCGGTCCATGAAATAA
- a CDS encoding SctK family type III secretion system sorting platform protein, with protein MKPHSGWYVQQAKANPDLFRVVYDFNCRPQFWLHSAVTAELPHAVVVRALAGAAHGGRHLAAWLSKTLGLGAQEAVWDFQEPRRRLALLSPESLLKLARFAGAALCWPRLSSVIGRTEIQEIKAALGEDAYSFALRRARLLVAQKDALVPQSGEPLMPQVIEAGWSLVATAASDDADSVQQRLMLKLPPSVAKKTVRPVDPDLRARAWSLIRKISPAVFTEGESKCFA; from the coding sequence ATGAAACCCCACAGCGGATGGTACGTACAGCAGGCCAAGGCCAACCCGGATCTCTTCCGGGTGGTCTATGACTTCAACTGCCGTCCCCAGTTCTGGTTGCATAGCGCGGTCACGGCAGAACTGCCTCATGCCGTCGTGGTGCGGGCGCTTGCCGGGGCTGCGCATGGTGGCAGGCACCTTGCCGCCTGGCTGTCCAAAACCCTGGGGCTGGGGGCACAAGAGGCGGTGTGGGATTTTCAGGAGCCGCGCAGACGTCTCGCTCTGCTCAGCCCGGAGTCTTTGTTGAAACTGGCACGCTTTGCCGGTGCGGCGCTGTGCTGGCCACGGCTTTCCTCCGTCATCGGACGCACCGAGATCCAGGAGATCAAGGCCGCCCTCGGCGAAGACGCCTACTCCTTCGCACTCCGCCGTGCCCGGCTTCTGGTTGCTCAAAAAGACGCGCTCGTCCCTCAGTCTGGTGAGCCTCTCATGCCTCAGGTGATCGAGGCGGGTTGGAGCCTCGTCGCCACGGCGGCCAGCGATGACGCGGACTCCGTGCAGCAGCGTCTCATGCTCAAGCTGCCGCCCTCAGTCGCCAAAAAAACCGTCCGCCCCGTGGATCCGGATCTGCGCGCACGCGCCTGGAGTCTCATCCGCAAAATCAGCCCCGCAGTCTTTACCGAAGGAGAGTCCAAATGCTTTGCCTAG
- the sctJ gene encoding type III secretion system inner membrane ring lipoprotein SctJ, with protein sequence MLTLFVLTSCSKVPLFSELKEEESNEIMAYLLDQKIDCSKVPGKEGLWILEVPQEDFALAMSSLQAIGLPRQKLMKMGDVFQKSGLVSSPTEERIRFIDALSQELSDTLMKVDGVVAAKVHIALPNNDPLSEKTLLPSAAVFIKFRPGYDVESSTPDLKNLVTKSVEGLTFENVELVMSPAEAMPPKPKAESSSFLAQWQQKMSAGAFAAICAGAGFGLAVLVLVLLRKKIIA encoded by the coding sequence GTGCTCACCCTTTTCGTGCTGACATCTTGCAGCAAGGTTCCCTTGTTCAGCGAGCTCAAAGAGGAGGAGTCCAATGAGATCATGGCCTATCTCCTGGATCAGAAGATCGACTGCAGCAAGGTGCCCGGGAAAGAAGGGTTGTGGATTCTCGAAGTACCGCAGGAAGATTTCGCACTGGCCATGTCTTCACTTCAGGCCATCGGGCTGCCCCGGCAGAAACTCATGAAAATGGGGGACGTCTTTCAGAAGAGCGGCCTTGTCAGCTCGCCAACGGAGGAGCGCATCCGCTTCATCGATGCGCTCAGCCAGGAGCTCTCAGACACGCTCATGAAGGTGGATGGGGTCGTGGCCGCCAAGGTCCACATCGCCCTGCCAAACAACGATCCGCTGAGCGAGAAAACACTGCTGCCATCTGCGGCTGTCTTCATCAAATTTCGTCCCGGCTATGATGTGGAAAGCTCCACTCCCGACTTGAAAAACCTCGTCACCAAATCCGTCGAGGGGCTCACCTTTGAAAATGTGGAGCTCGTCATGAGTCCCGCGGAGGCCATGCCGCCAAAGCCCAAGGCGGAGTCTTCCAGCTTTCTCGCCCAGTGGCAGCAGAAAATGTCCGCCGGCGCCTTTGCAGCTATTTGTGCAGGTGCGGGCTTTGGGCTCGCCGTGCTCGTCCTCGTGCTCCTGCGCAAAAAGATCATCGCCTAA
- a CDS encoding tetratricopeptide repeat protein produces the protein MVQIDSELVRLLMRVGYTAAWNGLHQEALSIFEGVGAVRSENEVPVIGASVVAMLAGHYDVAVTTLREGALTLNPDSALARAHLGVALRLRGDEDAGQTLLQEVAAQTTDPDAATMARNVAKLSPDQLKPNLSLL, from the coding sequence ATGGTTCAGATCGACTCAGAACTGGTGCGTCTGCTCATGCGAGTGGGTTACACCGCCGCGTGGAACGGCCTCCACCAGGAGGCGCTCTCCATCTTTGAAGGCGTGGGTGCCGTGCGCTCGGAAAACGAAGTGCCGGTGATCGGCGCCTCCGTGGTGGCCATGCTGGCAGGCCACTACGACGTCGCGGTGACGACCCTGCGCGAAGGAGCGCTCACTCTCAATCCCGACAGCGCATTGGCGCGCGCCCACCTCGGTGTGGCGCTGCGCCTGCGCGGGGATGAGGACGCCGGCCAGACGCTGCTGCAGGAGGTGGCTGCGCAAACGACCGATCCAGACGCCGCCACCATGGCGCGCAACGTTGCCAAACTCAGCCCAGATCAGCTCAAACCCAATCTCAGCCTGCTATGA
- a CDS encoding FHA domain-containing protein, with amino-acid sequence MSDARQQWLLKVIAGPHQGAEIGLYAGKTLVGSDDECDVVLHDVLVAPQHLEIDLASSGITAAPLGGRVFVDGKRIRDARQVVPSFAFLSIGGSHLVIGPAEGKWPLMSSADVPELEKDTEPVPAPSDKEPAPAEAQAADASPAQPAAVAAQNLEKSAHAPSRIGPLLGIACGLLLLLGWGVVYSGYFSARGENSEELPKPDKPIARARAVVEELGLAGSIKLEENAGRLTAFGYVDTENKQRELQAVFRATVPGIRTKIFSLEKIAASARSLLDNQHLALTVTSLSEGKIKVTGKLASANDWVGMKQTLLSEVPGISEIEDSVEIEAPRPRITAPVQVAASVPLPGALAKPGAAPAQTAAAPPPLPVSIPEPDPETGYLITTDTIDTPESTIVTIRSSDDGLGYIRLNTGGVYFIGARLPYGGTVAKIETDKVSIIEKGQIRSLRQGDVVMKSKPITSTKS; translated from the coding sequence ATGAGTGATGCCCGTCAACAATGGCTTCTGAAAGTGATCGCCGGCCCGCATCAGGGCGCGGAGATCGGCCTGTATGCCGGCAAGACTCTGGTTGGCAGCGATGACGAATGCGATGTCGTGCTTCATGACGTGCTCGTCGCACCGCAGCATCTGGAGATCGATCTTGCATCCTCCGGCATCACCGCCGCACCGCTTGGCGGGCGTGTCTTTGTGGACGGCAAACGCATTCGAGATGCACGCCAGGTCGTTCCATCCTTTGCTTTCCTTTCCATCGGCGGCTCGCACCTCGTCATTGGTCCTGCTGAGGGCAAATGGCCCCTGATGTCCTCTGCCGACGTGCCGGAGCTGGAGAAAGATACGGAGCCTGTGCCTGCCCCGTCCGACAAAGAACCAGCGCCTGCAGAGGCCCAGGCTGCAGACGCCTCACCTGCGCAGCCCGCTGCCGTTGCAGCCCAGAACTTGGAGAAGTCCGCTCATGCGCCCTCGCGCATCGGGCCGCTCCTCGGCATCGCCTGCGGCCTGCTGCTGTTACTTGGCTGGGGCGTTGTTTACAGTGGGTATTTCTCTGCTCGCGGTGAGAATTCCGAAGAGCTGCCCAAGCCGGACAAACCCATAGCGCGTGCTAGAGCGGTCGTGGAGGAGCTTGGCCTGGCAGGCAGCATCAAGTTGGAGGAAAATGCAGGACGGCTCACCGCATTCGGATACGTGGACACTGAAAACAAGCAGCGTGAGCTGCAGGCGGTGTTTCGTGCCACGGTACCCGGCATTCGCACCAAGATATTCAGCTTGGAAAAGATCGCCGCCAGCGCACGCTCCCTTCTCGACAACCAGCATCTCGCCCTCACCGTCACCAGCCTCAGTGAGGGCAAGATCAAAGTCACCGGCAAGCTCGCTTCTGCGAATGACTGGGTGGGCATGAAGCAGACGCTGCTCTCCGAAGTGCCTGGCATCAGCGAGATCGAGGACAGTGTGGAGATCGAAGCACCACGCCCACGGATCACAGCGCCGGTCCAGGTGGCAGCCTCTGTGCCGCTTCCCGGCGCCCTCGCAAAACCAGGCGCTGCCCCAGCTCAGACAGCGGCAGCGCCCCCGCCACTTCCGGTCAGCATTCCGGAGCCTGATCCGGAGACTGGGTATCTCATCACCACTGACACCATCGACACACCGGAATCCACCATCGTGACTATTCGTTCCAGTGATGACGGGCTCGGCTACATCCGCCTTAATACCGGCGGTGTTTACTTTATCGGCGCCCGTCTGCCCTACGGCGGCACCGTGGCCAAAATCGAGACCGACAAGGTCAGCATCATCGAAAAGGGCCAGATCCGCAGCCTGCGGCAGGGAGACGTGGTCATGAAGAGCAAACCCATCACCTCCACCAAATCATGA
- the sctC gene encoding type III secretion system outer membrane ring subunit SctC has protein sequence MSHARYIFFIFLTAQLLGLSALHAQDYDRVPWRSKRITLTAHQRPVRDVLKEFATLQSLPVSISDSVKGVISGTFMEVDTARLLDQICEAHGLVWFYDGVRMIIETGDEVFSRPLSLPYVTAFALNEVLFSVGYASGPKGREVQIKNGHREGVILLIGGAQFIQATEALARDLDTQESRRINDQITVRTFRLNYASASDVTVNNGGTTRIIPGVVRNLQNLMANQVPGSQLSAGVEEAESRRTHPSLRGTGLAAVGNPNAGAPLPSFNPYDPYGTQQKATPVPGFGGAGGAVGQPAATNDPRAPMIVADVRLNAVLVRDVAARMPLYEELIRMIDVPTKAIEISAAIVDIGSDNLRNVGVEILGLGKKGNDNTRFGFDADRGLFDGTNTQGQTPSFLDGSNLARGAGLNATALISAGGFEMLSRLRAVEEVGAAQIVSSPSVLTMENVQAVIRTDEKVYVKVAGNLQVDLFDVTAGVQLRVTPTLVKERGNTDFRLVIDITDGSFSDQRVGEIPTTRESAINTQALVPENKTLLLGGYSVERRNRSSRQVPLLAKVPLLGKIFSNNARTHERTQRFFFITPRIVDLMKEATDPAAFVGTAGNDLALPSYLNSDQISREKVDDLARRLAAGNQAGGDQSGLTQPRAPQTSGAARTDNEKGWIPRALPLREEPSVLLPPASNPSRP, from the coding sequence ATGAGCCACGCCCGATACATCTTTTTTATTTTCCTCACCGCGCAGTTGCTGGGGCTTTCCGCCCTCCACGCCCAGGATTACGATCGTGTGCCCTGGCGTTCAAAGCGCATCACCCTCACCGCCCATCAGCGCCCGGTTCGCGATGTGCTCAAGGAGTTCGCCACTCTGCAAAGCCTTCCCGTTTCGATCAGCGACTCCGTCAAAGGCGTCATCAGCGGCACCTTCATGGAAGTGGACACGGCCCGGCTGCTCGACCAGATCTGCGAAGCCCATGGCCTGGTCTGGTTCTATGATGGTGTGCGCATGATCATTGAAACCGGCGACGAGGTTTTCTCCCGTCCGCTTTCTCTGCCTTATGTGACGGCCTTTGCCTTGAATGAGGTGCTTTTCAGCGTCGGCTACGCCAGCGGTCCGAAGGGCAGGGAGGTGCAGATCAAAAACGGCCACCGCGAAGGGGTCATCCTCCTCATTGGCGGGGCGCAGTTCATCCAGGCCACCGAGGCGCTCGCACGTGATCTCGATACTCAGGAGAGCCGGCGCATCAATGACCAGATCACCGTCCGCACCTTCCGTCTTAACTACGCCTCCGCCAGCGACGTCACGGTCAACAATGGCGGCACCACACGCATCATTCCCGGTGTGGTCCGCAATCTGCAAAACCTCATGGCAAACCAGGTGCCGGGCAGCCAGCTCTCTGCCGGGGTGGAGGAGGCGGAAAGCCGCCGCACGCATCCCAGTCTGCGTGGCACGGGACTGGCCGCTGTGGGCAATCCCAATGCAGGCGCTCCGCTGCCGTCTTTCAATCCCTACGACCCCTATGGCACCCAGCAGAAGGCCACGCCCGTTCCAGGATTTGGCGGTGCAGGTGGCGCAGTGGGCCAGCCCGCAGCCACGAATGATCCGCGTGCGCCCATGATCGTGGCCGATGTGCGCCTCAATGCTGTTCTCGTGCGGGATGTGGCGGCCCGCATGCCGCTCTATGAAGAGCTGATCCGCATGATTGATGTCCCCACCAAGGCCATCGAAATCAGCGCCGCCATTGTGGACATCGGTTCTGACAATCTGCGCAATGTCGGCGTGGAGATCTTGGGTCTTGGCAAAAAGGGCAATGACAACACGCGCTTCGGCTTTGATGCAGACCGCGGTCTCTTTGATGGCACAAACACCCAAGGGCAGACCCCGAGCTTCTTGGACGGCTCCAATCTCGCACGCGGCGCCGGGTTGAACGCCACGGCCCTCATCAGCGCCGGCGGCTTTGAAATGTTGAGCCGTCTGCGTGCGGTGGAGGAGGTGGGTGCTGCGCAAATCGTTTCCAGCCCTTCTGTTTTGACCATGGAAAACGTCCAGGCTGTAATCCGCACTGACGAAAAGGTTTATGTGAAGGTAGCAGGAAATCTACAAGTGGACCTATTCGACGTTACAGCAGGAGTTCAGTTGCGCGTGACCCCCACTCTCGTGAAGGAGAGAGGGAACACGGACTTCAGGCTCGTGATTGATATCACCGACGGCAGCTTCTCCGACCAGCGCGTGGGTGAGATTCCCACCACTCGTGAGAGCGCCATCAACACCCAGGCGCTCGTGCCAGAAAACAAGACACTGCTGCTCGGAGGCTACTCCGTGGAGCGTCGCAACCGCAGCAGCCGCCAGGTCCCTCTGCTGGCCAAGGTGCCGCTGCTTGGAAAGATTTTTTCCAACAATGCACGCACTCACGAGCGCACGCAGCGCTTCTTCTTCATCACGCCCCGCATTGTGGATTTGATGAAAGAAGCCACAGATCCTGCGGCTTTCGTTGGCACGGCTGGCAATGACCTCGCGCTTCCGAGCTACCTCAACAGCGACCAGATTTCACGCGAGAAGGTCGATGATCTCGCACGCCGCCTCGCCGCCGGTAATCAGGCTGGTGGAGATCAGTCTGGCCTCACGCAGCCACGTGCGCCTCAGACCTCCGGTGCAGCCCGAACAGACAATGAAAAAGGCTGGATACCCCGTGCTTTGCCTCTGCGTGAAGAACCTTCCGTTCTGCTTCCCCCTGCATCCAATCCTTCCCGCCCATGA
- a CDS encoding CesT family type III secretion system chaperone, producing MTSPLNELISVLCDEAGAPVPEADARGVHVIRIENHDLRVQPLSHGRFVLIGLIGKAGDIAARREESRQTLLSSCLGLQAVRFGKLGTPEVLTLEPESDELVLWRSFEEHQVAISTFLQAAESLINETEFWKNWLATV from the coding sequence ATGACATCCCCGCTGAATGAACTGATTTCCGTGCTGTGCGATGAAGCAGGCGCCCCAGTCCCTGAGGCAGATGCCCGGGGTGTCCATGTGATCCGCATTGAAAACCATGACCTGCGTGTCCAGCCTCTCAGTCATGGCAGGTTCGTCCTCATCGGCCTCATCGGCAAGGCGGGGGACATCGCAGCACGCCGTGAAGAATCCCGCCAGACCTTGCTTTCCTCCTGCCTGGGGCTTCAGGCGGTTCGCTTTGGCAAACTCGGAACTCCTGAGGTTCTCACGCTCGAACCTGAAAGTGATGAACTGGTGCTGTGGCGTTCTTTTGAAGAACACCAGGTCGCCATCTCTACCTTTTTGCAGGCTGCCGAATCCCTGATCAATGAGACCGAGTTTTGGAAAAACTGGCTCGCCACCGTCTAA
- the sctV gene encoding type III secretion system export apparatus subunit SctV: MAFAISSVQNALTKGSRYYDILMAVVVVMILSLMILPVPPAVLDLLLAVNLAISMLLLMLSMYVPHILEFSTFPSLLLVTTLFRLSLNITTTRLILLHAHAGDIVFTFGNFVVGGNFVVGVVIFLIITIVQFVVITKGAERVAEVAARFTLDAMPGKQMSIDADLRAGNITQEEAKKRRSAIEKESQLHGSMDGAMKFVKGDAIAGLIITAINITAGIAIGTLQKGWEIGKAVTTYSILTIGDGLVSQIPALLISITAGMIVTRVGNEEEGGALGGDVGRQLLSQPKALMIAAGFMFGFALIPGFPKIPFMLLGLVAGLIGFANFRTQNTPVAVQHDKHNLPAAAASGAKPAIKQRRDDGDEFSVTVPLLMDVSAASQDVVDANAMNEELIRVRKALYHDLGVPFPGIHLRFNESLPAGCYKILLHEVPIAEGMFRSDCVLAREKPDSLRMLNIPFTEDKPFLRGLLPLWVPTERITDLEKAKVPFLAPTQVLTYHLSVILKRYAGDFIGLQETKYLLEQMESQFPEVVREVQRVLPVQKITEVFQRLVQEEVSIRNLRTILQSLIEWGQKEKEAVLLTEYVRSGLKRYISYKFSRGQNILAVYLLEPGLEEKVRKAVRQTSAGAYLALEPATVKALLTSVRKEVGNIIESNQRPVLLTSLDVRRYTRKLIEQEFYELPVLSHQELTEEITIQPLGRIAA, translated from the coding sequence ATGGCATTTGCTATTTCATCCGTTCAAAACGCCCTGACTAAAGGCTCCAGGTACTACGACATCCTCATGGCGGTCGTGGTGGTCATGATCCTCTCGCTGATGATCCTGCCGGTGCCGCCTGCAGTGCTGGACCTGCTGCTGGCGGTGAACCTGGCCATCTCGATGCTGCTGCTCATGCTTTCCATGTATGTGCCGCACATCCTGGAGTTCTCCACGTTTCCCTCACTGCTGCTGGTCACCACGCTCTTCCGCCTCTCGCTGAACATCACCACCACGCGCCTCATCCTGCTGCACGCTCATGCGGGGGATATTGTTTTCACGTTCGGAAACTTCGTGGTCGGCGGGAACTTCGTCGTGGGTGTGGTGATCTTCCTCATCATCACCATTGTGCAGTTCGTGGTCATCACCAAGGGGGCCGAGCGTGTCGCGGAGGTGGCGGCGCGCTTCACGCTGGATGCCATGCCCGGCAAGCAGATGAGCATTGATGCCGATCTGCGTGCAGGAAACATCACGCAGGAGGAGGCCAAGAAACGCCGCAGCGCCATCGAAAAGGAAAGCCAGCTCCATGGCTCCATGGACGGGGCCATGAAGTTCGTGAAAGGGGACGCCATCGCGGGCCTCATCATCACCGCCATCAACATCACCGCTGGCATCGCCATCGGCACGTTGCAAAAAGGCTGGGAGATCGGCAAGGCGGTCACCACCTACTCCATCCTCACCATCGGGGATGGTCTTGTCTCGCAGATTCCAGCTCTGCTCATCTCCATCACCGCAGGCATGATCGTGACCCGTGTGGGCAATGAGGAGGAGGGGGGCGCTCTCGGCGGCGATGTGGGCAGGCAGCTCCTCTCGCAGCCCAAGGCGCTCATGATCGCCGCCGGCTTCATGTTCGGCTTTGCGCTCATCCCTGGCTTTCCCAAGATCCCCTTCATGCTGCTGGGCTTGGTGGCCGGTCTCATCGGCTTTGCCAATTTCAGGACACAGAACACCCCCGTCGCAGTGCAGCATGACAAGCACAACCTGCCAGCCGCGGCCGCCAGCGGCGCCAAGCCCGCCATCAAGCAGCGTCGTGATGATGGCGATGAGTTTTCCGTCACCGTGCCTCTCCTCATGGATGTGTCCGCCGCCAGCCAGGATGTGGTGGATGCCAATGCCATGAACGAGGAACTCATCCGTGTGCGCAAAGCGCTCTATCATGACCTCGGCGTGCCGTTTCCCGGTATCCATCTGCGCTTCAATGAATCTCTCCCCGCAGGGTGCTATAAAATTCTCCTGCATGAAGTGCCCATCGCCGAGGGCATGTTCAGAAGCGACTGCGTGCTGGCGCGTGAAAAGCCGGACTCCCTGCGGATGCTGAACATCCCTTTCACCGAGGACAAGCCCTTCCTGCGTGGCCTGCTGCCACTGTGGGTGCCCACGGAACGCATCACGGATTTGGAAAAAGCCAAGGTGCCTTTCCTCGCGCCTACGCAGGTGCTGACTTATCACTTGAGCGTCATCTTAAAACGCTACGCCGGCGACTTCATCGGCCTGCAGGAAACCAAATATCTGCTGGAGCAGATGGAGTCGCAGTTCCCCGAAGTGGTGCGCGAAGTCCAGCGCGTGCTTCCCGTGCAGAAGATCACCGAGGTCTTTCAGCGTCTGGTGCAGGAGGAGGTCTCCATCCGAAATCTTCGCACCATCCTGCAGTCTCTCATCGAGTGGGGGCAGAAGGAGAAAGAAGCCGTGCTGCTCACCGAGTACGTGCGTTCGGGTTTGAAGCGTTACATCAGCTACAAGTTCAGCCGTGGCCAGAACATCCTGGCTGTCTATTTGCTGGAGCCCGGTCTGGAGGAGAAGGTGCGCAAGGCCGTGCGCCAGACTTCCGCGGGTGCGTATCTGGCGCTGGAGCCCGCCACCGTTAAAGCTCTGCTCACCTCCGTGCGCAAGGAGGTCGGCAACATCATCGAAAGCAATCAGCGCCCCGTCCTGCTGACCTCCCTCGATGTCCGCCGCTACACCCGCAAGCTCATCGAGCAGGAGTTTTATGAGCTGCCAGTCCTCAGCCATCAGGAGCTGACGGAGGAGATCACCATCCAGCCACTCGGCCGCATCGCCGCATGA
- the sctY gene encoding type III secretion apparatus assembly chaperone SctY — protein MTVSTPTAAPQRAPLVLTPRQRNWLLLVSYLHLEQHKADKACTLLRLAFQSFPEDAEVQRCLALAELQGGSPVAAARAATRAFKQASGALRIPVGLVFAKALWEQGKHEAARDFLASLLTDTQS, from the coding sequence ATGACAGTATCCACTCCGACAGCAGCGCCGCAGCGTGCGCCCCTAGTGCTTACGCCGCGCCAGCGCAACTGGCTGCTGCTGGTTTCCTATCTGCACCTGGAGCAGCACAAGGCTGACAAAGCATGCACATTGCTCCGTCTGGCCTTCCAGTCCTTTCCTGAAGACGCCGAGGTGCAGCGCTGCCTGGCCCTGGCGGAGCTGCAGGGCGGCTCTCCGGTGGCGGCCGCCCGCGCCGCCACCCGTGCTTTCAAGCAGGCATCCGGTGCCCTTCGCATCCCGGTGGGGCTCGTCTTCGCCAAGGCCCTGTGGGAGCAGGGCAAACATGAGGCCGCACGAGACTTTCTGGCTTCGCTGCTCACGGACACACAAAGCTGA
- the sctX gene encoding type III secretion apparatus assembly protein SctX, producing the protein MTQLLPESFRTRVGLSSIEIADEPTTPQLPEDSRLQPIDAAVERQLEAMLQAETFEKVVLDALRPCVQDQSILHPSIYHSLREEVLASLQETLGQESDPEATRALRDAMDLLHHLGAAHELGEQYRYALLKG; encoded by the coding sequence ATGACCCAGCTCCTTCCAGAGTCATTTCGCACGCGGGTGGGGCTTTCCTCCATTGAGATCGCTGACGAGCCTACCACGCCGCAACTGCCGGAGGATTCTCGCCTGCAGCCGATCGATGCGGCGGTGGAGCGGCAGCTTGAGGCCATGCTTCAGGCTGAGACATTTGAAAAGGTGGTGCTGGATGCTCTGCGCCCGTGTGTGCAGGACCAGTCCATCCTGCATCCCAGCATCTATCATTCGCTGCGCGAAGAGGTGCTGGCCAGCCTGCAGGAAACACTCGGCCAGGAGTCCGACCCCGAGGCCACCAGAGCGCTGCGTGACGCCATGGACCTGCTCCATCACCTCGGTGCCGCGCATGAACTGGGGGAACAATACCGCTACGCACTGCTCAAGGGCTGA
- a CDS encoding type III secretion system chaperone family protein, whose translation MTLHDDIIEQFGRSLGMQGLRLRDDGSLRLDMQQLGSLAFELVGAYREEVAVSLTRQVETTADNAAERILELCHYRAPAPFPARAGLTRAGHLIFAVRMDTSEFTLPGLHQALDLLITLHDQSTSFVRSARLS comes from the coding sequence ATGACGCTGCACGATGACATCATCGAGCAGTTCGGCCGCTCCCTTGGCATGCAGGGGCTTCGCTTGCGCGATGACGGATCTCTGCGGCTGGACATGCAGCAGCTTGGCAGCCTGGCCTTCGAGCTGGTGGGGGCTTACCGGGAAGAAGTGGCAGTCAGCCTCACGCGCCAGGTGGAAACCACCGCTGACAACGCTGCGGAGCGCATTCTGGAGCTGTGCCACTACCGCGCACCGGCTCCGTTTCCTGCGCGTGCCGGACTCACCCGCGCCGGGCATCTGATTTTCGCCGTCCGCATGGACACCTCTGAGTTCACGCTGCCAGGCCTGCATCAGGCGCTGGATCTTCTCATCACTCTTCACGATCAAAGCACCAGCTTTGTGCGTTCAGCCCGCCTGTCATGA
- a CDS encoding TyeA family type III secretion system gatekeeper subunit, with protein MADVYTAHDLMRELLEMTTQRWVDPDRFIQITNKIGVKNSEMRIYFLTQLREKVRQIPLKLYPSPDIREKLLDALQQAMDTEISREEAVA; from the coding sequence ATGGCTGATGTCTACACTGCTCATGATCTCATGCGGGAGCTGCTGGAGATGACCACCCAGCGCTGGGTCGACCCTGACCGCTTCATTCAAATCACCAACAAAATCGGCGTCAAAAATTCTGAAATGCGCATCTACTTCCTCACGCAACTGCGCGAAAAAGTGCGGCAGATCCCGCTCAAGCTCTATCCTTCGCCGGACATCCGCGAGAAGCTGCTGGACGCTCTTCAGCAGGCCATGGACACCGAGATCTCACGAGAGGAGGCCGTGGCATGA